The proteins below are encoded in one region of Mya arenaria isolate MELC-2E11 chromosome 15, ASM2691426v1:
- the LOC128220693 gene encoding EGF-like repeat and discoidin I-like domain-containing protein 3: MDAPSGWIIFACSIAFASASFFEVRYPSVVVSAETGGNLTIAAGPNGGNIYMTPGDRGTVFIGRTDMLKLFQIVNSQPPVWGQKAPYGTLGTFLGGQAVSLQLTAMDPEGTSLHYEKISGALPPGVFLDRASGLLNGTAPDVDATYEFGIRVMDEQGKYADQTFTIDTRERDQCRSSPCKNGGSCTDDMGTFSCSCRTGYGGKTCTISCASESVGVANNLKTIPDAQMAGHYSFGGSDHKAYEGRLNSPTGWIGENTNSWFQVDLGNPRKVYAVATQGYSATFNLLTFQLQCSLNGNTFSDVNGLNGTAAVFDGSGTSFNTVTKQTLPVPDLCRYIRFVPKTWTNSHPGFRVEIYACEDF, from the exons ATGGATGCTCCGTCTGGCTGGATTATTTTCGCATGTAGTATTGCGTTTGCAAGCGCaag CTTCTTCGAGGTTCGATACCCAAGTGTGGTCGTGTCTGCCGAAACCGGGGGTAATCTTACCATTGCG GCGGGTCCTAATGGTGGGAATATTTACATGACCCCAGGGGACAGAGGGACGGTCTTTATCGGACGGACGGACATGCTGAAACTCTTCCAG ATCGTTAACAGCCAACCCCCAGTATGGGGCCAAAAAGCACCTTACGGGACCCTGGGTACATTCCTTGGTGGTCAGGCAGTATCTTTGCAGCTCACCGCAATG GACCCGGAAGGGACGAGTCTACACTACGAGAAGATATCCGGTGCGCTGCCGCCCGGTGTGTTCTTAGATCGCGCGTCCGGCCTGCTGAATGGCACGGCGCCGGATGTGGATGCCACATATGAATTTGGGATCCGCGTCATGGACGAGCAGGGAAAATACGCCGACCAGACGTTTACCATTGACACCAGAG AGCGTGATCAGTGCCGCTCAAGTCCTTGCAAAAATGGAGGCTCGTGCACGGACGACATGGGGACCTTCTCGTGCTCGTGCAGGACAGGATATGGCGGCAAAACGTGCACAATAT CCTGCGCTAGCGAGAGTGTCGGTGTAGCCAACAACCTGAAGACAATCCCGGATGCGCAGATGGCCGGACACTACTCGTTCGGTGGAAGTGACCACAAGGCGTACGAGGGTCGGCTCAACAGTCCTACCGGGTGGATCGGCGAGAATACAAACTCTTGGTTTCAG GTTGACCTCGGCAACCCCCGGAAGGTGTACGCAGTTGCCACCCAGGGCTACTCGGCCACATTCAACCTACTGACGTTCCAACTCCAGTGTAGCCTCAACGGAAACACATTCTCTGACGTTAACGGCCTTAACGGAACCGCTGCG GTATTTGACGGCAGCGGAACCTCGTTCAATACAGTAACGAAACAGACGCTTCCGGTTCCAGACCTGTGTCGCTACATCCGGTTTGTGCCAAAAACGTGGACCAACTCTCATCCGGGCTTCCGAGTGGAAATTTACGCGTGTGAAGACTTCTAA